A window of the Gordonia humi genome harbors these coding sequences:
- a CDS encoding XRE family transcriptional regulator has protein sequence MTTISFLMDGSLARAARHLCQVSARTIGRAADIDPAELRRYEKGADIFDDAQIQRLTDALVAYGARFVPEDEFGGVGVRRKFSRTGVRMIETWEGEGGPVGDDDV, from the coding sequence ATGACGACCATCAGTTTCCTCATGGACGGATCCCTCGCCCGCGCCGCTCGGCACCTGTGCCAGGTCTCGGCGCGGACCATCGGCCGCGCCGCCGACATCGATCCCGCCGAACTCCGCCGGTACGAGAAGGGTGCGGACATCTTCGACGACGCCCAGATCCAGCGGCTGACCGACGCATTGGTCGCCTACGGTGCGCGGTTCGTACCCGAGGACGAGTTCGGCGGCGTCGGCGTCCGCCGCAAGTTCAGCCGGACCGGCGTGCGGATGATCGAGACGTGGGAGGGCGAAGGCGGGCCGGTCGGCGACGACGACGTCTAA
- a CDS encoding VOC family protein, which yields MHKMIFVNLPVADLTRSRAFFESMGYSFNDKFCDGDALALELGDTIVAMLLERGFYKTFIHDREVADPRAVSGAIICLSAESREGVDEIVDKAMAAGATAGDTEEHGFMYGRSYYDLDGHAWEITWMDPAAVEVGPAEYASQNQN from the coding sequence ATGCACAAGATGATCTTCGTGAATCTGCCCGTCGCCGATCTGACGCGGTCGCGCGCATTCTTCGAATCGATGGGGTACTCGTTCAACGACAAGTTCTGCGACGGCGACGCACTCGCCCTGGAACTCGGCGACACGATCGTCGCGATGCTCCTCGAACGAGGCTTCTACAAGACCTTCATCCATGATCGCGAGGTCGCCGATCCCCGCGCGGTCAGTGGCGCGATCATCTGCCTGAGCGCGGAGAGCAGGGAGGGCGTGGACGAGATCGTCGACAAAGCGATGGCGGCAGGCGCCACCGCGGGAGACACTGAGGAGCACGGGTTCATGTACGGACGGTCGTACTACGACCTCGACGGCCACGCCTGGGAGATCACCTGGATGGATCCGGCCGCAGTCGAGGTCGGGCCCGCCGAGTACGCGTCGCAGAACCAGAACTGA